In Acaryochloris marina S15, a single genomic region encodes these proteins:
- the petH gene encoding ferredoxin--NADP reductase, whose product MEKPFDRFKKDLRNFAKAGAKMVNIDVPEVEEKPIIAEPAPEAPATPPQSAKKAKKKDNIPVNIYRPKTPYIGKCLSNEALVRDGGEGKVQHLTFDLSEGDLRYIEGQSIGIIPAGTDANGKPHKLRLYSIASTRHGDRVDDKTISLCVRQLEYDHPETGERVYGVCSKHLCDMNPGDDVKITGPVGKEMLLPDDPEANIIMMGTGTGIAPFRAYLWRMFKEKHENYKFKGLAWLFFGVAYTPNILYKEELEELQNQYPDNFRLTYAISREQKAADGSKMYIQSRIAENADKLWELVQKENTHTYICGLKGMEGGIDEGMSAAAAKHGVDWSDYQRALKKAHRWHVETY is encoded by the coding sequence ATGGAAAAACCGTTCGATCGATTTAAAAAGGACTTAAGAAATTTTGCCAAAGCTGGCGCCAAAATGGTCAACATTGACGTGCCCGAGGTTGAGGAAAAGCCTATCATCGCAGAGCCAGCCCCCGAAGCGCCCGCTACCCCACCTCAGTCAGCTAAAAAGGCTAAGAAAAAAGACAATATCCCGGTTAATATCTACCGCCCTAAAACGCCCTATATCGGCAAGTGCTTATCGAATGAAGCCTTAGTTCGAGACGGAGGCGAAGGTAAAGTACAGCACCTCACGTTTGATCTTTCCGAAGGGGATCTACGCTATATCGAAGGCCAAAGCATTGGCATTATCCCTGCTGGAACAGACGCCAACGGCAAACCCCATAAGTTACGCCTTTATTCCATTGCCTCGACCCGTCATGGCGACCGGGTAGATGATAAAACCATTTCTCTCTGTGTTCGTCAGCTGGAATATGACCATCCTGAGACTGGAGAGCGAGTCTATGGGGTGTGTTCCAAACATCTATGTGACATGAATCCCGGTGATGATGTCAAAATTACGGGTCCTGTCGGTAAGGAAATGCTGTTGCCCGACGATCCTGAAGCCAACATCATCATGATGGGAACGGGAACCGGTATTGCGCCTTTCCGAGCCTATCTGTGGCGGATGTTTAAGGAAAAACACGAAAATTATAAGTTCAAAGGCTTGGCCTGGCTCTTCTTCGGTGTCGCTTATACCCCCAATATTCTTTATAAGGAAGAACTAGAAGAGTTACAAAACCAATATCCTGACAACTTCCGCTTGACCTATGCCATTAGCCGTGAGCAAAAGGCTGCAGATGGCAGCAAGATGTATATCCAAAGCCGAATTGCTGAGAATGCCGACAAATTATGGGAGTTGGTCCAGAAGGAAAACACCCACACCTATATTTGTGGTTTGAAAGGTATGGAAGGCGGCATTGATGAAGGAATGTCCGCTGCTGCTGCTAAGCATGGTGTGGATTGGTCAGACTATCAGCGAGCCTTGAAAAAGGCCCATCGCTGGCATGTAGAAACCTACTAA
- a CDS encoding NAD(P)H-quinone oxidoreductase subunit N, which translates to MDVANLASQLNATTILPEGVLVISLILVLLGDITFGRSSAKWTPYLAIASLVACLYLLYTQWDQANPIGFLGSFHADNLSIVFRAIIALSTLVTILMSVRYIEQAGSSIGEFMTILMTATVGAMFLCGAEELVMIFISLETLSIASYLMTGYMKRDARSNEAALKYLLIGASSSAVFLYGLSLLYGLSGGKTHLDDIALALADTSKSLALVISLVFVIASVSFKIAAVPFHQWTPDVYEGSPTPVVAFLSVGSKAAGFALAIRLLTQAFPNLVEQWQFIFTALAILSMVLGNVVAIAQTSMKRMLAYSSIGQAGFVMIGLVLGTEAGYASMVFYLLIYLFMNLGAFTCVILFSLRTGTDEIGDYAGLYLKDPLLTLALSLCLLSLGGIPPLAGFFGKLYLFWAGWQAGAYGLVILGLITSVVSIYYYIRVIKMMVVKEPQDMSEVIKNYPSIVWKPLGMRPLQIGLVLTLIATSLAGVLSNPLLTIVNSSVADVPRFKQAAIPTTIDVAAIHPDTPTIAPEL; encoded by the coding sequence ATGGACGTTGCCAATCTCGCTAGCCAGCTAAATGCCACCACCATCTTGCCTGAAGGCGTTTTGGTGATCTCGTTGATTCTTGTTCTCCTTGGAGATATTACCTTTGGTCGTTCATCGGCAAAATGGACCCCATACCTTGCGATCGCAAGTTTGGTAGCCTGCCTCTATCTGCTATATACCCAGTGGGATCAAGCTAATCCCATCGGTTTTTTGGGTAGTTTTCATGCCGATAACCTCAGCATTGTTTTTAGAGCCATCATTGCCCTGTCGACCCTAGTCACCATCTTGATGTCGGTGCGCTATATCGAACAAGCGGGCAGCTCTATTGGCGAATTTATGACGATCCTGATGACCGCCACAGTCGGCGCCATGTTCCTCTGCGGCGCAGAAGAACTCGTCATGATTTTCATCTCTTTGGAAACCTTGAGTATCGCCTCCTACCTGATGACAGGCTACATGAAGCGCGATGCTCGCTCCAATGAAGCTGCCCTGAAATATTTGCTAATTGGTGCATCGAGTTCGGCGGTGTTCTTATACGGTTTATCCCTGCTCTACGGACTTTCCGGGGGCAAAACCCATTTGGATGACATCGCCCTGGCCCTAGCCGATACGTCAAAATCCTTGGCTTTAGTCATTTCCCTAGTGTTTGTGATTGCCAGTGTTAGCTTCAAAATCGCGGCAGTGCCTTTCCACCAATGGACACCCGATGTATATGAAGGCTCTCCCACACCAGTGGTTGCCTTCCTCTCCGTAGGGTCCAAAGCAGCTGGATTTGCCTTGGCTATTCGTCTGTTAACGCAAGCCTTCCCCAACTTAGTGGAGCAGTGGCAATTTATCTTCACTGCCTTGGCCATTTTGAGCATGGTGCTCGGCAATGTGGTCGCCATTGCTCAAACCAGTATGAAGCGGATGCTCGCCTATTCCTCCATTGGCCAAGCAGGCTTTGTCATGATTGGCCTTGTGCTTGGTACGGAAGCAGGTTATGCCAGCATGGTCTTCTACCTGCTGATTTACCTGTTTATGAACTTGGGTGCGTTTACCTGCGTGATTCTGTTCTCTCTCCGCACTGGAACAGATGAAATTGGTGATTATGCTGGACTCTATCTCAAAGATCCCCTTTTAACTCTAGCCTTGAGCCTCTGCTTGCTCTCCTTAGGAGGGATACCGCCTCTTGCGGGCTTCTTTGGCAAGCTGTACCTCTTCTGGGCCGGTTGGCAGGCTGGGGCCTATGGCCTAGTCATTCTGGGCCTAATTACCAGCGTGGTCTCGATCTACTACTACATTCGAGTGATCAAGATGATGGTGGTCAAAGAGCCCCAAGACATGTCTGAGGTGATCAAGAACTATCCCAGCATTGTTTGGAAACCCTTGGGTATGCGCCCCTTACAAATCGGCTTGGTCCTCACGCTGATTGCTACCTCTTTGGCTGGAGTCCTTTCCAACCCATTGCTAACGATTGTGAATAGCTCGGTTGCGGATGTTCCTCGCTTTAAACAAGCAGCAATCCCCACAACTATCGATGTTGCTGCCATTCATCCCGATACGCCTACGATTGCACCTGAGCTATAA